The Mesorhizobium loti DNA segment CTTCGATACCATGCCTTCGAGTCCGGCTTTGTCGAGAAGATGGAAGATTGCCTTGGCCTCACCCGGCAACGACTCGCTGAACTGAATCCGGCCGCCAGGTTCGATCATGCTGCGCAGAATCTCGCGGCGCTCATCCAGCGCCATGTCGCACAGATCGTGGCCATTGAGATGCAGGAGATCGAAGGCGACAAAATAGAGATCATGCTGCCGGCGGGTGATCGCCTTGCGCAACTCGCCAAAGTCGGAAAAACCCCCGGCATAAGCAAGATGATCTCGCCGTCGATGATGGCGCTTTCCGCTCCGAGGCGCTTCGCCTCTTGCACCAGGTCGCGATATTTGGCCGTCCAGTCATGGCCGTTGCGGGTGTAAATGCGCGTCCCGTCTTCATCGATGATCATCTGCGAGCGATAGCCGTCGAACTTGACTTCGTGACTCCAAACGTCGCCTTCCG contains these protein-coding regions:
- a CDS encoding DNA ligase-like protein; its protein translation is MRLKFVAPLMPTLVNQPPEGDVWSHEVKFDGYRSQMIIDEDGTRIYTRNGHDWTAKYRDLVQEAKRLGAESAIIDGEIILLMPGVFPTLASCARRSPAGSMISILSPSISCISMATICATWRWMSAARFCAA